From Triticum urartu cultivar G1812 chromosome 2, Tu2.1, whole genome shotgun sequence, a single genomic window includes:
- the LOC125536645 gene encoding DNA repair protein RAD51 homolog 3 isoform X2, translated as MAPNETAQKLLLQGAQNAWDMLSEEQSQKHITTGSGDLNGILGGGIHCKEVTEIGGVPGIGKTQLGIQLAINVQIPVDYGGLGGKAIYIDTEGSFMVERVYQIAEGCISDIMEYFPCHHDKSSSGQENLQPESFLAGIYYFRICSYTEQIAVINYLEKFLREHKDVRIVIIDSVTFHFRQDFDDLALRTRVLSGLSLKLMKISKSYNLAVVLLNQVTTKFTEGSFQLTLALGDSWSHSCTNRLILYWKGNERCAYLDKSPSLPVASTPYAVTSKGVRDAGSSSCKRVRVM; from the exons GAGCCCAAAATGCATGGGATATGCTGTCTGAGGAGCAATCACAGAAACACATCACTACTGGCTCTGGTGACTTGAACGGCATACTTGGTGGAGGGATTCATTGTAAAGAAGTTACTGAGATAG GTGGGGTTCCAGGAATTGGTAAAACTCAACTGGG GATTCAGCTAGCAATCAACGTACAAATTCCCGTGGACTATGGTGGCCTTGGCGGCAAAGCAATTTATATTG ATACAGAGGGCAGTTTCATGGTTGAACGCGTCTATCAAATTGCTGAAGGGTGTATCAGTGACATAATGGAGTATTTTCCATGCCACCATGACAAGTCGTCATCTGGCCAAGAAAATCTGCAGCCTGAGAGTTTCCTGGCAGGAATCTACTACTTCCGAATATGCAGCTACACTGAACAGATTGCGGTGATAAACTATCTGGAGAAATTCCTCAGAGAACATAAAGAT GTGAGAATAGTTATTATTGATAGTGTTACTTTCCACTTTCGACAAGATTTCGATGATCTGGCTCTGAGGACTAGAGTGCTCAGTGGATTATCATTGAAGTTGATGAAGATTTCAAAGTCATATAACTTGGCG GTTGTCTTGTTGAACCAAGTAACTACTAAATTTACAGAAGGATCATTTCAGTTAACTCTTGCTCTAG GTGACAGCTGGTCCCACTCGTGCACAAATCGACTGATTCTATACTGGAAAGGGAACGAGCGGTGTGCATACCTGGACAAGTCCCCTTCACTTCCTGTAGCTTCAACACCGTATGCAGTGACAAGCAAAGGGGTGAGAGACGCTGGCAGTTCAAGCTGCAAGCGAGTTAGGGTAATGTAG
- the LOC125536645 gene encoding DNA repair protein RAD51 homolog 3 isoform X1, with protein METVQISILYASMRPTIRAQNAWDMLSEEQSQKHITTGSGDLNGILGGGIHCKEVTEIGGVPGIGKTQLGIQLAINVQIPVDYGGLGGKAIYIDTEGSFMVERVYQIAEGCISDIMEYFPCHHDKSSSGQENLQPESFLAGIYYFRICSYTEQIAVINYLEKFLREHKDVRIVIIDSVTFHFRQDFDDLALRTRVLSGLSLKLMKISKSYNLAVVLLNQVTTKFTEGSFQLTLALGDSWSHSCTNRLILYWKGNERCAYLDKSPSLPVASTPYAVTSKGVRDAGSSSCKRVRVM; from the exons ATGGAGACGGTTCAAATATCAATTTTGTACGCTTCGATGAGGCCAACAATCC GAGCCCAAAATGCATGGGATATGCTGTCTGAGGAGCAATCACAGAAACACATCACTACTGGCTCTGGTGACTTGAACGGCATACTTGGTGGAGGGATTCATTGTAAAGAAGTTACTGAGATAG GTGGGGTTCCAGGAATTGGTAAAACTCAACTGGG GATTCAGCTAGCAATCAACGTACAAATTCCCGTGGACTATGGTGGCCTTGGCGGCAAAGCAATTTATATTG ATACAGAGGGCAGTTTCATGGTTGAACGCGTCTATCAAATTGCTGAAGGGTGTATCAGTGACATAATGGAGTATTTTCCATGCCACCATGACAAGTCGTCATCTGGCCAAGAAAATCTGCAGCCTGAGAGTTTCCTGGCAGGAATCTACTACTTCCGAATATGCAGCTACACTGAACAGATTGCGGTGATAAACTATCTGGAGAAATTCCTCAGAGAACATAAAGAT GTGAGAATAGTTATTATTGATAGTGTTACTTTCCACTTTCGACAAGATTTCGATGATCTGGCTCTGAGGACTAGAGTGCTCAGTGGATTATCATTGAAGTTGATGAAGATTTCAAAGTCATATAACTTGGCG GTTGTCTTGTTGAACCAAGTAACTACTAAATTTACAGAAGGATCATTTCAGTTAACTCTTGCTCTAG GTGACAGCTGGTCCCACTCGTGCACAAATCGACTGATTCTATACTGGAAAGGGAACGAGCGGTGTGCATACCTGGACAAGTCCCCTTCACTTCCTGTAGCTTCAACACCGTATGCAGTGACAAGCAAAGGGGTGAGAGACGCTGGCAGTTCAAGCTGCAAGCGAGTTAGGGTAATGTAG